A genomic segment from Stappia indica encodes:
- a CDS encoding homospermidine synthase: MIGFGSIGKGTLPLIERHFRFDASRVTVIDPVDADRKLVDDRGYKFLKEAITKDNYRDVLSPLLTEGEGQGFCVNLSVDTSSLDLMKLCRELGVLYIDTVVEPWLGFYFDENADNASRTNYALRETVRREKKKNPGGTTAVSCCGANPGMVSWFVKQALVDIARDTGAKFEEPTNRKGWAKLMKKVGVKGVHIAERDTQRAKKPKPMGAFWNTWSVEGFLSEGFQPSELGWGTHEKWMPKNARKHKKGCKAAIYLEQPGANTRVRTWCPTPGAQYGFLVTHNESISIADFFTLKEDGKVVYRPTCHYAYHPANDAVLSLHELFGAAGKMQETLHVLAEDEIVDGIDELGVLLYGHEKNAYWYGSQLSIEETREIAPYQNATGLQVTSAVLAGMVWALENPNEGIVEADEMDYRRCLEVQRPYLGPVKGYYTDWTPLTDRPGFFPEDLDESDPWQFRNILVR, translated from the coding sequence ATGATCGGCTTCGGCTCCATCGGCAAGGGCACCCTGCCGCTGATCGAGCGCCATTTCCGCTTCGATGCCTCGCGCGTGACGGTGATCGACCCGGTCGATGCCGACCGCAAGCTGGTCGACGACCGCGGCTACAAGTTCCTCAAGGAAGCGATCACCAAGGACAATTACCGTGACGTCCTGTCGCCGCTGCTCACCGAGGGCGAGGGCCAGGGCTTCTGCGTCAATCTTTCGGTCGACACCTCCTCGCTGGACCTGATGAAGCTCTGCCGCGAGCTCGGCGTCCTCTACATCGACACCGTCGTCGAGCCGTGGCTCGGCTTCTACTTCGACGAGAACGCCGACAACGCCTCGCGCACCAACTACGCGCTGCGCGAGACCGTGCGCCGCGAGAAGAAGAAGAACCCGGGCGGCACGACGGCCGTCTCCTGCTGCGGTGCCAACCCCGGCATGGTCTCCTGGTTCGTCAAGCAGGCGCTGGTCGACATCGCCCGCGACACCGGTGCCAAGTTCGAGGAGCCGACCAACCGCAAGGGTTGGGCGAAGCTGATGAAGAAGGTCGGCGTCAAGGGCGTGCACATCGCCGAGCGCGACACCCAGCGGGCCAAGAAGCCGAAGCCGATGGGCGCGTTCTGGAACACCTGGTCGGTCGAGGGTTTCCTCTCCGAGGGCTTCCAGCCGTCCGAGCTGGGCTGGGGCACGCACGAGAAGTGGATGCCGAAGAACGCCCGCAAGCACAAGAAGGGCTGCAAGGCGGCGATCTACCTGGAGCAGCCGGGCGCCAACACCCGCGTGCGCACCTGGTGCCCGACGCCGGGTGCCCAGTACGGCTTCCTCGTCACCCATAACGAGTCGATCTCCATCGCCGACTTCTTCACGCTGAAGGAGGACGGCAAGGTCGTCTACCGTCCGACCTGCCACTACGCCTACCACCCGGCCAACGACGCGGTGCTGTCTCTGCACGAGCTGTTCGGCGCCGCCGGCAAGATGCAGGAGACCCTGCACGTTCTGGCCGAGGACGAGATCGTCGACGGTATCGACGAGCTCGGCGTGCTGCTCTACGGCCACGAGAAGAACGCCTACTGGTACGGCTCGCAGCTCTCCATCGAGGAGACCCGCGAAATCGCGCCCTACCAGAACGCGACGGGCCTGCAGGTGACCTCGGCCGTGCTTGCCGGCATGGTCTGGGCGCTGGAGAACCCGAACGAGGGCATCGTCGAGGCCGACGAGATGGACTATCGGCGCTGCCTCGAGGTTCAGCGTCCCTATCTCGGCCCGGTCAAGGGCTACTACACCGACTGGACGCCGCTCACCGATCGTCCGGGCTTCTTCCCCGAGGACCTCGACGAGAGCGATCCCTGGCAGTTCCGCAACATCCTGGTGCGCTGA
- a CDS encoding aminotransferase — protein MKPTNPVFTGLPTTIFETMSRLAIANGAINLGQGFPDVDGPQDVRQVAADALMAGPNQYPPMLGLPELRQAVAASTKRFYDLDVDWQSEVMVTSGATEALADVLLALLEPGDEVILIEPLYDCYLPLVKRAGGIPVRLRVTPPHWKLDLGKLADAFTENTKAILINNPMNPAGKVFGEDELAAIARLCIEHGVYAICDEVYEHLLFDGRQHLPLMAFPGMRERAVRIGSAGKTFSLTGWKVGYVTAAPNLLDPIAKAHQFVTFTTPPNLQKAVAYGLGKEDSYFLTLRDEMQAKRDRFASGLAALGFGVLPCEGTYFLTCDVSTLGLQGTDVDICRQLVEEAGVAAVPVSAFYVADAPTNFVRFCFCKKDEVLDGALERLDAFLSARGGASAVLSAPGSLQVAAEKA, from the coding sequence ATGAAGCCGACCAATCCTGTCTTCACCGGACTGCCGACGACGATCTTCGAGACCATGTCGCGGCTCGCCATCGCCAACGGTGCGATCAATCTGGGTCAGGGCTTTCCGGATGTGGACGGGCCGCAGGACGTGCGCCAGGTCGCGGCCGATGCGCTGATGGCCGGCCCGAACCAGTATCCGCCGATGCTGGGCCTGCCGGAGCTGCGCCAGGCGGTCGCCGCCTCGACCAAGCGTTTCTACGATCTCGATGTCGACTGGCAGAGCGAGGTCATGGTCACCTCGGGCGCGACCGAGGCGCTGGCCGACGTGCTGCTGGCCCTGCTGGAGCCGGGCGACGAGGTCATCCTCATCGAGCCGCTCTACGACTGCTACCTGCCGCTGGTGAAGCGTGCGGGCGGCATCCCGGTGCGTCTGCGCGTCACGCCGCCGCACTGGAAGCTCGACCTCGGCAAGCTGGCCGATGCCTTCACCGAGAACACCAAGGCGATCCTCATCAACAATCCGATGAATCCGGCCGGCAAGGTGTTCGGAGAAGACGAACTGGCCGCGATCGCCCGGCTGTGCATCGAGCACGGCGTCTATGCGATCTGCGACGAGGTCTACGAGCATCTGCTGTTCGACGGGCGCCAGCACCTGCCGCTGATGGCGTTCCCTGGCATGCGCGAGCGTGCGGTGCGCATCGGCTCGGCCGGCAAGACCTTCTCGCTGACCGGCTGGAAGGTCGGCTATGTCACGGCCGCGCCGAACCTGCTCGATCCGATCGCCAAGGCGCACCAGTTCGTCACCTTCACGACGCCGCCCAACCTGCAGAAGGCGGTGGCCTACGGACTTGGCAAGGAAGACAGCTACTTCCTCACCCTGCGCGACGAGATGCAGGCCAAGCGCGACCGCTTCGCCAGCGGGCTTGCGGCTCTCGGCTTCGGCGTGCTGCCCTGCGAGGGTACCTACTTCCTGACCTGCGACGTCTCGACCCTCGGCCTGCAGGGCACCGATGTCGATATCTGCCGCCAGCTGGTGGAAGAGGCGGGCGTTGCCGCCGTGCCGGTCTCGGCCTTTTACGTTGCCGACGCGCCGACCAATTTCGTGCGCTTCTGCTTCTGCAAGAAGGATGAGGTGCTGGACGGGGCCCTGGAACGGCTGGACGCCTTCCTGTCGGCCCGCGGCGGCGCCTCCGCCGTCCTGTCTGCACCCGGTTCCCTTCAGGTGGCTGCCGAGAAGGCTTGA
- a CDS encoding asparaginase, with the protein MENPVLVEVLRGDAVESRHRGALAVVDAAGHVVAALGDHQRPVFPRSAVKALQALPLVESGAAEALDLDNAELALACSSHNGEEVHVSAARVMLMKAGLDEDALECGSQWPRRMEDVAVLHRTDATPCPLHNNCSGKHAGFLGLARTLGAPTRGYVEPDHPVQLEVRAAIEQMAGIDLSSMARGTDGCSIPTYAMPLAPLARAFACFGTGEGLQPLRAQAAERLYNACVDHPFMVAGTGRFCTEVMGALGGRVFVKTGAEGVFIAAIPELGLGIALKCDDGATRAAETMMAAVIDALLELDDDEAKALRPWLAPPLANWNGRPVGSIHAVAEAFAPLRSIA; encoded by the coding sequence ATGGAAAACCCGGTCCTGGTGGAAGTGCTGCGCGGCGATGCGGTGGAAAGCCGCCATCGCGGCGCGCTTGCGGTGGTCGACGCTGCCGGCCACGTCGTTGCCGCGCTTGGCGACCATCAGCGCCCGGTCTTCCCGCGCTCGGCCGTTAAGGCGCTGCAGGCCCTGCCGCTGGTGGAATCCGGGGCGGCCGAAGCGCTCGACCTCGACAATGCCGAACTTGCGCTCGCCTGTTCCTCGCACAATGGCGAGGAGGTGCATGTCAGTGCTGCCCGGGTGATGCTGATGAAGGCCGGCCTCGACGAGGACGCGCTGGAATGCGGCAGCCAGTGGCCGCGGCGGATGGAGGATGTCGCCGTTCTTCACCGGACGGATGCCACGCCCTGTCCGCTTCACAACAACTGCTCGGGCAAGCATGCCGGCTTCCTCGGCCTTGCCCGCACGCTCGGGGCACCGACGCGCGGCTATGTCGAGCCGGACCATCCGGTACAGCTCGAGGTGCGGGCGGCCATTGAGCAGATGGCCGGCATCGATCTTTCCTCGATGGCACGCGGCACCGACGGGTGTTCGATCCCCACCTATGCGATGCCGCTGGCGCCGCTCGCGCGCGCCTTTGCCTGTTTCGGCACGGGTGAGGGGCTTCAGCCCTTGCGCGCACAGGCTGCCGAGCGGCTTTACAATGCCTGCGTCGACCATCCCTTCATGGTCGCCGGTACGGGGCGTTTCTGCACCGAGGTGATGGGCGCGCTCGGTGGGCGGGTCTTCGTCAAGACCGGCGCCGAGGGCGTCTTTATTGCGGCCATCCCCGAGCTCGGCCTTGGCATTGCGCTGAAATGCGATGACGGTGCAACGCGCGCGGCCGAGACGATGATGGCTGCCGTCATCGATGCCTTGCTGGAACTCGACGACGACGAGGCGAAGGCGCTGCGCCCCTGGCTCGCCCCGCCGCTCGCCAACTGGAACGGCAGGCCTGTCGGCAGCATTCATGCGGTTGCCGAGGCCTTTGCGCCGCTGAGAAGCATCGCCTGA
- a CDS encoding TIGR03808 family TAT-translocated repetitive protein produces MASPFEARDRRAQSGPTRRGLLRGGLALAGLVSPLLLPQAARPAAAAVRVADLRGTIEASEFGIRPGAADDQSALMQQAIDAAAERGRALFLPGGRYTVANLRLPSGTRLVGLAGQTRLDYQGGGHLMFAQGPGTIGMEGIHFDGDNRLLGEYTPALLHFADVDDLLIEGCTITGSSQAGLALDRCGGRVVGNTISGARTAGLRSIEARGLSITDNHVHDCANAGILVHRWSEGEDGSIVSGNRVERISARDGGTGQNGNGINIFRAHGVVVRGNRIADCAFSAIRSNSGSNVLIEGNSCLRSGETAIYSEFAFQGAVIADNLVDGGAIGISIANFLDGGRLATCSGNLIRNIADTGPYPAEVQGFGIGIAVEADTAVTGNVVEKAARFGLHMGWGPYLRDVSIASNVIRDCPVGAAVTVVEGAGAALISGNIFSGTPGGAVVGHRWKEAVTGDLTRPGAADGFGHLAIQGNMVR; encoded by the coding sequence ATGGCATCGCCATTTGAGGCGCGGGATCGCCGCGCGCAATCCGGGCCGACACGGCGCGGACTTCTGCGCGGCGGGCTGGCGCTTGCCGGTCTCGTTTCACCCCTTCTCCTGCCGCAGGCCGCAAGACCGGCCGCCGCGGCGGTGCGTGTCGCCGATCTGCGCGGCACCATCGAGGCGAGCGAATTCGGCATCCGGCCGGGCGCTGCCGACGATCAGAGCGCCCTGATGCAGCAGGCCATCGATGCGGCAGCGGAGCGCGGGCGGGCGCTGTTCCTGCCCGGCGGGCGCTATACGGTCGCCAACCTTCGCCTTCCTTCCGGCACCCGCCTCGTCGGCCTGGCCGGCCAGACCCGTCTCGACTATCAGGGCGGCGGGCATCTCATGTTCGCGCAAGGGCCCGGCACCATCGGCATGGAGGGAATCCATTTCGACGGCGACAACCGGCTGCTCGGCGAGTACACGCCCGCCCTGCTGCACTTTGCCGATGTCGACGACCTCCTGATCGAAGGCTGCACCATCACCGGCAGCTCGCAGGCCGGCCTGGCGCTGGACCGCTGCGGCGGGCGCGTCGTCGGCAACACGATCTCGGGCGCGCGCACGGCCGGACTGCGCTCCATCGAGGCGCGCGGCCTGTCGATCACCGACAACCACGTCCACGACTGCGCCAATGCCGGCATCTTGGTGCATCGCTGGAGCGAGGGCGAGGATGGCAGCATCGTCTCCGGCAACCGGGTCGAGCGGATCTCCGCCCGCGACGGCGGCACCGGGCAGAACGGCAACGGCATCAACATCTTCCGCGCCCACGGTGTCGTCGTACGCGGCAACCGCATCGCCGATTGCGCCTTCTCGGCGATCCGCTCCAACAGCGGCTCCAATGTGCTGATCGAGGGCAATTCGTGCCTGCGCTCGGGCGAGACCGCGATCTATTCGGAGTTCGCCTTCCAGGGCGCAGTGATCGCCGACAATCTGGTCGACGGCGGTGCCATAGGCATTTCCATCGCTAATTTCCTGGACGGCGGCCGGCTTGCCACCTGCTCCGGCAATCTCATCCGCAACATCGCCGATACCGGCCCCTATCCGGCGGAAGTGCAGGGCTTCGGCATCGGCATCGCGGTCGAGGCCGACACGGCGGTCACCGGCAATGTGGTGGAAAAGGCCGCGCGCTTCGGCCTCCACATGGGTTGGGGGCCTTACCTGCGCGATGTCAGCATCGCGTCCAACGTCATCCGCGATTGTCCGGTGGGCGCGGCGGTGACCGTGGTGGAAGGCGCCGGCGCGGCACTGATTTCCGGCAACATCTTCTCCGGCACGCCGGGCGGCGCCGTCGTCGGCCATCGCTGGAAGGAAGCGGTCACCGGCGATCTGACGCGGCCGGGCGCGGCCGATGGGTTCGGCCACCTTGCCATTCAGGGCAACATGGTTCGGTAG
- a CDS encoding DUF1131 family protein yields MRLSRSALFLLLPLLAACSPTLDGDTVGSIRTPGPQVQITEAGAGGITAETPYSEKAIAAALPGFTTEGFQAATEDKTEWAIGAYNAEGFQVLHFYKGSNGKLREMHGVTHHLQGPNGERIGMTFADIGTSRGDCRVGRNLWRGMAICKARGASNVTLVYAIPQYPGPFDQLAPSDQLREAVLQRIIWTPGRA; encoded by the coding sequence ATGAGACTTTCACGTTCCGCCCTCTTCCTTCTCCTGCCTCTGCTTGCCGCCTGCTCGCCGACGCTCGACGGCGACACCGTCGGCTCGATCCGCACGCCCGGCCCGCAGGTCCAGATCACCGAAGCCGGCGCCGGCGGCATCACCGCCGAAACGCCCTACTCTGAAAAGGCGATCGCCGCGGCCCTGCCCGGCTTCACCACCGAGGGTTTCCAGGCGGCCACCGAAGACAAGACCGAGTGGGCGATCGGCGCCTACAACGCCGAAGGCTTCCAGGTCCTGCATTTCTACAAGGGCAGCAACGGCAAGCTGCGAGAAATGCACGGCGTGACCCACCATCTGCAGGGTCCCAACGGCGAGCGTATCGGCATGACCTTCGCCGATATCGGCACCTCGCGCGGCGACTGCCGCGTCGGCCGCAACCTGTGGCGCGGCATGGCGATCTGCAAGGCACGCGGTGCCAGCAACGTCACGCTCGTCTACGCGATCCCGCAATATCCCGGCCCCTTCGACCAGTTGGCGCCGAGCGACCAGCTGCGCGAGGCCGTTCTGCAGCGGATCATCTGGACCCCCGGACGCGCCTGA
- a CDS encoding helix-turn-helix transcriptional regulator → MGEDAKPRAGEALRTKGREEMADPMETQSKAAAIAEAQTGKHVLDIVEAQLRRLGATHILVTGLPMPNRPIDGLVHRFRWADERAGGIERSDLDTEDGALMLGLMRNRAFVWDVTVGDMEHSELFASLGGETRVVVVPVTETHPFQAVVMGGGAHLDAGSVELSNLELICNTAFRRLIDLGVLSTQRPGDLSARERRVLELTALGKTASDIAGLLDISQRTVHAHLQNASAKLNASNKTHTVVEALRYGQIRL, encoded by the coding sequence ATGGGTGAAGATGCCAAGCCGCGAGCAGGCGAGGCTCTCAGGACGAAAGGCAGGGAAGAGATGGCCGACCCGATGGAGACGCAGTCCAAGGCGGCGGCGATTGCCGAAGCACAGACGGGCAAGCATGTTCTCGACATCGTCGAGGCTCAGCTGCGCAGGCTGGGCGCGACGCATATCCTGGTGACCGGGTTGCCGATGCCGAACCGGCCGATCGACGGCCTGGTCCATCGTTTCCGCTGGGCGGACGAGCGGGCCGGCGGCATCGAGCGCAGCGACCTCGACACCGAGGACGGCGCGCTGATGCTGGGCCTGATGCGCAACCGGGCATTCGTCTGGGACGTGACGGTGGGCGACATGGAGCATTCCGAGCTCTTCGCATCGCTCGGCGGCGAAACCCGCGTGGTGGTGGTGCCGGTGACCGAGACGCACCCCTTCCAGGCGGTGGTGATGGGCGGCGGCGCGCATCTCGATGCGGGCTCGGTGGAACTGTCCAATCTCGAGCTGATCTGCAACACCGCCTTCCGCCGGCTGATCGATCTCGGCGTCCTGTCGACGCAGCGCCCGGGCGATCTCTCGGCTCGCGAGCGGCGGGTGCTGGAGCTCACCGCGCTCGGCAAGACCGCGAGCGACATCGCCGGCCTGCTCGACATCTCGCAGCGGACGGTGCACGCGCATCTGCAGAATGCCAGCGCCAAGCTCAACGCCTCCAACAAGACGCATACCGTGGTCGAGGCGCTGCGCTACGGCCAGATCCGGCTCTGA
- a CDS encoding TIGR00730 family Rossman fold protein, with translation MKSICVFCGSSMGAKPAYREAAIATGEAIARSGRRLVYGGAKVGLMGAVADGALAAGGEVVGVLPLSLQEKELAHAGLTELHIVASMHERKAMMADFSDGFIALPGGAGTLEELFEIWTWGQLGYHRKPCGLLNVDGFYDGLLTFLDLQRDEEFVKPVMRDMVLVASEPAELIARFEGYEPPATPKWIKRDET, from the coding sequence ATGAAGTCTATCTGCGTTTTCTGCGGCTCCAGCATGGGAGCCAAGCCGGCCTATCGCGAGGCCGCCATCGCCACCGGTGAAGCCATTGCCCGCTCCGGCCGCAGGCTCGTCTATGGCGGGGCGAAGGTCGGGCTGATGGGCGCGGTCGCCGACGGCGCCCTGGCGGCCGGCGGCGAGGTCGTCGGCGTGCTGCCGCTCTCCCTGCAGGAGAAGGAGCTCGCCCATGCCGGCCTCACCGAGCTGCACATCGTCGCCTCCATGCACGAGCGCAAGGCGATGATGGCCGACTTCTCCGACGGGTTCATCGCCCTGCCCGGCGGCGCCGGCACGCTGGAGGAGCTGTTCGAGATCTGGACCTGGGGACAGCTCGGCTATCACCGCAAGCCCTGCGGCCTCCTCAATGTCGACGGGTTCTACGACGGCTTGCTGACTTTCCTGGATCTGCAGCGCGACGAGGAATTCGTGAAGCCGGTGATGCGCGACATGGTTCTGGTGGCAAGCGAGCCGGCGGAGCTGATCGCCAGGTTCGAGGGCTACGAGCCGCCGGCGACGCCGAAGTGGATCAAGCGCGACGAGACCTGA
- a CDS encoding dipeptidase: MSDLDRVLSRIDSDFDNSLARLFDLVRIKSISTDPAFKSDCRQAADWLARELTALGIPASVRDTNGHPMVVGHRKEDGKAGPHVLFYGHYDVQPVDPLDLWERDPFDPAVVTRPDGSKMIVARGSADDKGQLMTFVEAARAWIAETGGLPVSVSVLLEGEEESGSPSLHPFLTANKDELSCDLALVCDTGMWDRQTPGITTMLRGLVGEEITITAADKDLHSGMYGGAARNPLHVLADILAGLHDETGKVTLPGFYDGVIEMPEDVRALWDKLGFDHEAFLGGVDLKYPAGEKDRTALEQIWTRPTCEINGVWGGYNGAGFKTVIASQAHAKISFRLVGDQDPEKVRAAFRAYVEAKLPADCTVTFHKHGGSPALRLPFDSPALAKGRKALSDEWGREAALIGCGGSIPIVGDFKTMLGMDSLLIGFGLDDDRVHSPNEKYEMTSYHKGIRSWARVLDELAKG, from the coding sequence ATGTCCGATCTCGACCGGGTCCTGTCTCGAATCGACTCCGATTTCGACAACTCGCTCGCCCGTCTCTTCGACCTCGTTCGCATCAAGAGCATTTCCACCGACCCGGCCTTCAAGAGCGACTGCCGGCAGGCCGCCGACTGGCTGGCACGCGAGCTGACGGCCCTCGGCATTCCGGCGAGCGTACGCGACACGAACGGGCATCCGATGGTGGTCGGCCACCGCAAGGAAGACGGCAAGGCGGGACCGCACGTTCTGTTCTACGGCCACTACGACGTCCAGCCGGTCGACCCGCTCGACCTGTGGGAGCGCGATCCGTTCGACCCGGCCGTCGTGACCCGCCCCGACGGTTCCAAGATGATCGTTGCCCGCGGCTCCGCGGACGACAAGGGCCAGCTGATGACCTTCGTCGAGGCCGCCCGTGCGTGGATCGCAGAGACCGGCGGGCTTCCGGTTTCCGTCTCCGTGCTACTGGAGGGCGAGGAGGAGTCCGGTTCGCCCTCGCTTCATCCGTTCCTGACCGCCAACAAGGACGAACTCTCCTGCGATCTCGCGCTGGTGTGCGACACCGGCATGTGGGATCGCCAGACGCCCGGCATCACCACCATGCTGCGCGGCCTCGTGGGGGAGGAGATCACGATCACCGCCGCCGACAAGGACCTGCATTCGGGCATGTATGGCGGTGCCGCCCGCAACCCGCTGCATGTGCTCGCCGACATCCTCGCAGGACTGCACGACGAGACCGGAAAGGTCACGCTGCCTGGCTTCTATGACGGCGTCATCGAGATGCCCGAGGACGTGCGCGCGCTGTGGGACAAGCTCGGCTTCGACCACGAGGCCTTCCTCGGCGGCGTCGACCTGAAATATCCGGCCGGCGAGAAGGACCGCACCGCGCTGGAGCAGATCTGGACGCGTCCGACCTGCGAGATCAACGGCGTGTGGGGCGGCTACAACGGTGCCGGCTTCAAGACCGTCATCGCCTCGCAGGCCCACGCGAAGATCTCGTTCCGCCTCGTCGGCGACCAGGACCCGGAGAAGGTGCGCGCTGCCTTCCGCGCCTATGTGGAAGCCAAGCTCCCGGCCGACTGCACCGTCACGTTCCACAAGCACGGCGGCAGCCCGGCCCTGCGCCTGCCCTTCGACAGCCCCGCGCTGGCCAAGGGCCGCAAGGCTCTGTCCGACGAGTGGGGCCGCGAGGCTGCGCTGATCGGCTGCGGCGGGTCCATTCCCATCGTCGGCGACTTCAAGACCATGCTCGGCATGGACTCGCTGCTGATCGGCTTCGGCCTCGACGACGACCGGGTGCACTCGCCCAACGAGAAGTACGAAATGACCAGCTATCACAAGGGCATCCGCTCCTGGGCCCGCGTGCTCGACGAACTGGCGAAGGGCTGA
- a CDS encoding inverse autotransporter beta domain-containing protein — protein sequence MTSSRSKLLRATALSTALCGLLLAPAIASAQQADPAGVGAPLWGPHLEVGGKAGTTGRSSTGETTLFVPLFQTFDRLIYTDIRGTFGASGSQEVNAGLGIRQIIDNRWIVGAYGFLDYRRSQYNNHFLQVTLGAELMTEHFNLRANAYLPVGETTHQLASHDTARVGAASITVRGGEERAMRGLDIEAGALTGLSLLGNGRDEFWVHGGGYAFWEDKAETVWGPRVRAEYRMNDVLFEGSRVSLLAEYQYDNPRGSQGFFGARLRLPLQRVIGGEERGTRLTALQRRMTETVVRDVDVVTQAGAFGAEVTGVDARTGATLDNLVVIDPATGDVGQAIGTAAPGQQVFVNGNGTVIEIDDTITLAANQRVAGAFDVRNPLTGRILRVGDTRLHGSDATRDLFAMADDTTLSGFALSGGRTAVASDGASRVTLTDLRISNVAGTGINFQNGSGLTVARVDLSEIAFDTADGFSNFSPEDTEVGVGIRLNRASHVTVEDVTADRVGMGIFANVSQDLTFANVDISNTAKEGLVFHYVHRADLDAVDIAQTTADGAAFVASGEIGYRNSVLTGIGALPSLGVRSGINISSFSGDWSIIVGSESNHGYDFSNLTIDGATNSGMMIMGIRDSSFTDISISNVDIIGIQLMQMLNPSDALRFDNIGIDQAGRAGFWLMGDFENLNGSVSVTGTPEACGRSPFMPASLTQSAGNAFVVNGAEITNANVTSACAPVNNY from the coding sequence ATGACGTCAAGCAGATCGAAGCTCCTGCGCGCCACCGCGCTGTCCACTGCGCTGTGCGGTCTCCTTCTTGCCCCGGCAATTGCCAGCGCCCAGCAGGCTGATCCTGCCGGGGTCGGCGCGCCCCTGTGGGGTCCGCATCTGGAAGTCGGCGGCAAGGCGGGAACGACCGGCCGCTCCAGCACCGGCGAGACGACCCTGTTCGTACCGCTGTTCCAGACCTTCGACCGGCTGATCTACACCGACATTCGCGGCACGTTCGGCGCGTCCGGCTCGCAGGAAGTCAATGCCGGTCTCGGTATCCGCCAGATCATCGACAACCGCTGGATCGTTGGCGCCTACGGTTTCCTCGACTACCGCCGCTCGCAATACAACAATCACTTCCTGCAGGTGACGCTCGGCGCCGAGCTGATGACCGAGCACTTCAACCTGCGCGCCAACGCCTATCTGCCGGTCGGCGAGACGACGCACCAGCTCGCATCCCACGACACGGCACGTGTCGGCGCCGCCTCGATCACCGTGCGCGGCGGCGAGGAGCGCGCGATGCGCGGCCTCGACATCGAGGCCGGCGCACTGACCGGTCTCAGCCTGCTGGGCAACGGGCGCGACGAGTTCTGGGTGCATGGCGGCGGCTATGCCTTCTGGGAAGACAAGGCGGAGACGGTCTGGGGACCGCGCGTACGCGCCGAGTACCGGATGAACGATGTCCTGTTCGAGGGCAGCCGCGTCAGCCTGCTCGCCGAATACCAGTACGACAATCCGCGCGGCTCGCAGGGCTTCTTCGGCGCCCGGCTGCGCCTGCCCCTGCAGCGCGTGATCGGCGGGGAAGAGCGCGGCACGCGCCTGACCGCGCTTCAGCGGCGGATGACCGAGACGGTGGTTCGCGACGTGGACGTGGTAACCCAGGCCGGAGCCTTCGGAGCCGAGGTGACGGGTGTCGACGCCCGCACGGGCGCGACGCTCGACAACCTGGTGGTGATCGACCCGGCAACGGGCGATGTCGGGCAGGCCATCGGGACGGCCGCCCCCGGCCAGCAGGTCTTCGTCAACGGCAACGGTACGGTCATCGAGATCGACGACACCATCACCCTTGCCGCCAACCAGCGCGTTGCCGGCGCGTTCGACGTGCGCAACCCCTTGACCGGCCGCATCCTTCGCGTCGGCGACACCCGCCTGCACGGCAGCGACGCGACGCGCGACCTTTTCGCGATGGCGGACGATACGACGCTGTCCGGCTTTGCGCTGTCCGGCGGCCGCACGGCGGTTGCATCCGACGGCGCCAGCCGGGTGACGCTCACCGATCTCCGCATCTCGAACGTGGCCGGCACCGGCATCAATTTCCAGAACGGTTCGGGCCTCACGGTGGCCCGCGTCGACCTGTCGGAGATCGCCTTCGACACGGCGGATGGTTTCAGCAACTTCAGCCCGGAAGACACTGAGGTCGGCGTCGGCATCCGCCTCAACCGGGCCAGCCACGTCACGGTCGAGGATGTGACCGCCGACCGGGTTGGGATGGGCATCTTCGCCAATGTCTCGCAGGACCTCACCTTCGCGAATGTCGACATCTCGAACACGGCGAAGGAGGGACTGGTGTTCCACTATGTCCACCGCGCCGATCTCGACGCCGTCGACATCGCCCAAACCACTGCGGACGGTGCCGCCTTCGTCGCCTCCGGCGAGATAGGCTACCGCAACTCGGTGCTGACCGGCATCGGCGCGCTGCCGAGCCTCGGCGTGCGCAGCGGCATCAACATCAGCTCGTTCAGCGGCGACTGGTCGATCATCGTCGGTTCGGAGTCCAACCACGGCTACGACTTCAGCAACCTGACCATCGATGGTGCCACCAACAGCGGCATGATGATCATGGGCATCCGCGACTCCAGCTTCACCGATATCTCGATCTCCAACGTCGACATTATCGGCATCCAGCTGATGCAGATGCTGAACCCGTCCGACGCGCTGCGCTTCGACAATATCGGGATCGACCAGGCGGGTCGGGCCGGCTTCTGGCTGATGGGCGATTTCGAGAACCTCAACGGTTCCGTGAGCGTCACCGGAACGCCCGAAGCTTGCGGGCGCTCGCCCTTCATGCCGGCGAGCCTGACGCAGTCGGCGGGCAACGCCTTCGTCGTCAACGGCGCGGAAATTACCAATGCAAACGTGACGAGCGCCTGCGCGCCCGTCAACAACTACTAA